The Apis cerana isolate GH-2021 linkage group LG12, AcerK_1.0, whole genome shotgun sequence genome window below encodes:
- the LOC133667052 gene encoding LOW QUALITY PROTEIN: uncharacterized protein LOC133667052 (The sequence of the model RefSeq protein was modified relative to this genomic sequence to represent the inferred CDS: inserted 2 bases in 1 codon) translates to YNVGRVGEGGRSGWRWNCCAGRASRKKQRQKPRGKTALEGNGTGWIIRSMSNSMVTGSKEVCSQENLVFLFCFSVFWSSRKVQGAKGDAIFPWNFRNEICFGYACLVGGLIHRXVVASVRQLFQGRFRCSVRFELWLLTLIILRVNGDLMANKGCVTVVTNL, encoded by the exons TATAATGTGGGGAGAGtaggggaaggggggaggagtGGTTGGCGTTGGAACTGTTGCGCGGGGAGGGCGAGCCGAAAGAAGCAAAGGCAGAAACCACGTGGAAAGACGGCACTCGAGGGGAATGGCACGGGGTGGATCATACGCTCGATGAGCAATTCCATGGTTACAGGGTCAAAGGAAGTTTGCTCGCAAGAGAATTTGGTG tttttgttttgtttttcggTTTTTTGGTCGAGCCGGAAGGTTCAAGGAGCGAAAGGAGATGCAATATTTCCatggaattttcgaaacgagattTGCTTTGGGTACGCGTGTTTGGTTGGCGGATTAATTCATCG AGTGGTGGCCTCTGTCCGGCAGCTGTTTCAAGGCAGATTTCGTTGTTCCGTACGATTTGAGCTGTGGCTTTTAACGTTAATAATATTGAGGGTGAATGGTGATTTAATGGCCAACAAAGGGTGTGTAACTGTTGTTACGAATTTGTAG